Proteins from a genomic interval of Numenius arquata chromosome 18, bNumArq3.hap1.1, whole genome shotgun sequence:
- the SLC6A4 gene encoding sodium-dependent serotonin transporter, with amino-acid sequence MEKKATSNETQPLTSKKDVSDCNEGEDCKENGLLVRNPKSALRLVEDGNKVHPSPGDKGEAAQISNGYSGVQSSVPCNGMGEVEDAQGTVPAATTTTTTTTSTTCGAEGQQQLMELEDRETWSKKIDFLLSVIGYAVDLGNVWRFPYICYQNGGGAFLIPYTIMAIFGGIPLFYMELALGQYHRNGCISIWRKICPIFKGIGFAICIIDLYVASYYNTIMAWAFYYLVSSFTAELPWTSCTNAWNTGNCTNYFSKDNVSWSLHSISPAEEFYTRQVLQVHRSNGLDDLGGISWQLTLCLLLIFTIVYFSIWKGVKTSGKVVWVTATFPYIILFILLVRGATLPGAWRGVLYYLKPDWQKLLATEVWVDAAAQIFFSLGPGFGVLLAYASYNKFHNNCYQDALVTSTVNCLTSFVSGFVIFTVLGYMAEMRNEDVSEVAKDTGPSLLFITYAEAIANMPASTFFAIIFFLMLLTLGLDSTFAGLEGVITGVLDEFPHVWSKRRELFVLGLIIVCFLGSLATLTFGGAYVVKLFEEYATGPAVLTVVFLEAVAVAWFYGITQFCNDVKEMLGFTPGWYWRVCWVAISPIFLLFVTCSFLSNPPELRLFEYNYPYWTTVVGYCIGTSSVICIPIYMVYRLIITPGTLKERILKSITPETATEIPFGDIRMNAV; translated from the exons atggaaaaaaaggcaacaagcaATGAGACTCAGCCACTGACTTCCAAGAAAGATGTGTCAGACTGTAACGAAGGAGAAGACTGTAAAGAGAATGGACTTCTGGTCAGGAACCCTAAATCTGCCCTACGGCTAGTGGAGGATGGCAATAAAGTCCATCCCAGCCCAGGAGACAAAGGGGAGGCAGCTCAGATCTCAAATGGTTATTCAGGGGTCCAgagctctgttccctgcaatggAATGGGAGAGGTGGAAGATGCCCAGGGCACTGTCCCAGCAGCCACAACCACCACTACAACCACCACGTCCACCACCTGCGGAGCAGAAGGTCAGCAGCAGCTGATggagctggaagacagagagacCTGGAGTAAAAAAATTGACTTTCTACTCTCTGTCATTGGATACGCAGTGGATCTGGGAAACGTGTGGAGATTTCCTTATATATGCTATCAAAATGGAGGAG GAGCGTTCCTCATCCCTTACACAATTATGGCCATCTTTGGAGGGATTCCTCTCTTCTATATGGAACTAGCACTAGGACAGTACCACAGAAATGGATGTATTTCAATTTGGAGAAAAATATGTCCTATATTCAAAG GAATTGGCTTTGCCATCTGTATAATAGATCTTTATGTAGCCTCCTACTACAACACCATTATGGCTTGGGCCTTTTACTACCTCGTATCTTCCTTCACGGCGGAGCTGCCATGGACCAGCTGCACAAATGCTTGGAACACGGGCAACTGCACTAATTACTTCAGCAAGGACAACGTCAGCTGGTCCCTGCACTCCATCTCTCCCGCAGAAGAATTTTATAC ccGCCAAGTTCTACAGGTGCACAGGTCCAATGGGCTGGATGACCTGGGGGGCATTAGCTGGCAATTGACCCTCTGTTTATTGTTAATCTTCACCATTGTGTACTTCAGCATCTGGAAAGGGGTCAAAACATCTGGCAAG GTGGTGTGGGTGACTGCCACATTCCCTTACATCATACTCTTCATCCTGCTAGTGAGAGGTGCAACTTTGCCTGGCGCCTGGAGAGGTGTCCTCTACTACTTGAAACCTGACTGGCAGAAACTCCTGGCCACTGAG GTTTGGGTGGATGCAGcagctcagatttttttctcccttggtccAGGTTTTGGGGTCCTACTGGCTTATGCCAGCTACAACAAATTCCACAACAACTGCTACCA AGATGCTCTGGTTACCAGCACCGTCAACTGTCTGACTAGTTTTGTGTCTGGATTCGTCATTTTCACCGTGCTGGGATACATGGCTGAGATGCGGAACGAAGACGTATCAGAGGTTGCCAAAGATACTG GACCCAGCCTTCTCTTCATCACGTATGCTGAGGCCATTGCAAACATGCCTGCTTCCACTTTCTTTGCCATCATCTTCTTCCTGATGTTACTGACGCTGGGATTAGACAGCACG TTTGCAGGACTGGAGGGAGTGATTACTGGAGTGCTGGATGAATTCCCCCATGTCTGGAGCAAACGCAGGGAACTGTTTGTCCTTGGTCTGATCATCGTTTGCTTTCTGGGGTCATTAGCAACCCTGACATTT GGAGGTGCGTATGTGGTAAAGCTGTTTGAAGAATATGCCACCGGTCCAGCTGTCCTAACCGTCGTCTTTCTGGAAGCAGTTGCTGTGGCCTGGTTCTATG GCATCACCCAGTTTTGCAACGATGTGAAAGAAATGCTGGGCTTTACCCCAGGCTGGTACTGGCGAGTTTGCTGGGTAGCAATTAGTCCCATCTTCCTTCTG ttcgtCACTTGCAGCTTTCTGTCCAACCCTCCTGAGCTACGGCTTTTTGAATATAATTATCCCTACTGGACCACAGTGGTGGGTTATTGCATAGGAACCTCTTCTGTCATCTGTATTCCAATCTACATGGTTTATCGGTTGATTATCACTCCAGGAACCCTTAAGGAG CGTATTCTGAAAAGCATTACTCCAGAAACAGCTACAGAAATTCCTTTTGGAGACATCCGCATGAATGCAGTATAA